A section of the Acanthopagrus latus isolate v.2019 chromosome 20, fAcaLat1.1, whole genome shotgun sequence genome encodes:
- the psmd11b gene encoding 26S proteasome non-ATPase regulatory subunit 11B: MAAAAVVEFQRAQSLISTDRNASIDILHSIVRRDVQENDEEAVRVKEQSILELGTLLAKTGQAAELGGLLKFVRPFLISISKAKAARLVRSLLDLFLDMEAATGQEVELCLECIEWAKAEKRTFLRQALEARLISLYFDTKRYQEALALGSQLLQELKKMDDKALLVEVQLLESKTYHALSNLPKARAALTSARTTANAIYCPPKLQAALDMQSGIIHAAEEKDWKTAYSYFFEAFEGYDSIDSPRAITALKYMLLCKIVLNLPEEVQALISGKLALRYAGRQTDALKCVAQASKNRSLADFEKALTEYRAELRDDPIINTHLAKLYDNLLEQNLIRVIEPFSRVQIEHISGLIKLSKGDVERKLSQMILDKKFHGILDQGEGVLIIFEEPPVDKTYEAALETIQNMSKVVDSLYNKAKKLT, encoded by the exons tgAGGAGAGATGTTCAGGAGAACGATGAGGAAGCTGTCAGGGTTAAAGAACAGAGCATCCTGGAGCTGGGGACGCTCCTGGCTAAGACCGGACAGGCTGCAG AGCTGGGGGGTCTTCTGAAATTTGTGAGGCCTTTCCTCATTTCCATCAGCAAGGCCAAGGCGGCCCGGCTGGTCCGCTCTCTGCTGGATCTCTTTCTTGACATGGAGGCAGCAACGGGGCAGGAAGTTGAGCTGTGTCTTGAATGCATCGAGTGGGCCAAGGCAGAGAAGAGAACCTTCCTACGACAGGCTCTGGAG GCACGGCTGATCTCACTCTATTTTGACACCAAACGATACCAGGAGGCCTTGGCACTTG GCTCCCAGTTGCTCCAGGAGCTGAAAAAGATGGATGACAAAGCTCTTCTTGTGGAGGTTCAGCTGCTTGAAAGCAAGACATATCATGCTCTTAGCAACCTGCCCAAGGCCCGCGCAGCCCTCACCTCAGCCAGGACCACCGCCAACGCCATCTACTGTCCTCCAAAGCTCCAGGCAGCTCTGGACATGCAGTCAG GGATCATCCATGCAGCTGAGGAGAAGGACTGGAAGACCGCCTACTCCTACTTCTTTGAGGCCTTCGAGGGCTACGACTCCATCGACAGCCCCAGAGCCATCACAGCACTCAAATACATGCTACTGTGCAAAATTGTGCTCAACCT accaGAGGAGGTCCAGGCCCTGATTAGCGGTAAGCTGGCCCTGCGGTATGCTGGTCGACAG ACAGACGCACTGAAATGTGTCGCCCAGGCCAGCAAGAACAGATCATTAGCAGACTTTGAAAAG GCCCTAACAGAGtacagagcagagctgagggACGATCCCATCATCAACACTCACCTGGCCAAGCTGTACGACAACCTGCTGGAACAAAACCTCATCCGAGTCATTGAACCATTTTCCAGAGTACAG ATAGAACACATATCGGGTCTAATCAAACTGTCAAAG GGAGATGTAGAGAGGAAATTATCACAGATGATTCTGGACAAAAAGTTTCACG GAATTCTCGACCAAGGTGAAGGTGTCTTGATCATATTTGAGGAGCCCCCAGTGGACAAAACATACGAAGCAGCCTTGGAAACAATTCAGAACATGAGCAAAGTCGTGGACTCACTTTACAACAAAGCCAAGAAGCTAACATAG